In Corylus avellana chromosome ca2, CavTom2PMs-1.0, the following proteins share a genomic window:
- the LOC132169756 gene encoding GDSL esterase/lipase At1g28580-like, whose amino-acid sequence MAFCSSLLSSKLPFIKLFLLLATLKGGVGQSYTSVFSFGDSLTDTGNIFFINQSFQSLFPPYGETFFHYPTGRCCNGRLVIDFIAESLGLPFVQPYLGINITSIEEGVNFAVVGATALDASFFEERGIDNVSTNFSLRVQLDWFKQILPSLCNTSSKCNETFERSLFLMGEIGGNDYNYPFFMLRNIEEIQTFVPLVIKAIASAIKELIDLGAVTVMVPGNLPIGCSAAYLTYYETADKEEYDPETGCLTWLNKFAEYHNEELQKELTRIQALYPHTNIIYANYYNAAMRFYRSPTQYGFTGGTRTACCGGGGPYNYNASAECGQSPLIRACDDPSQYVSWDGIHLTEAAYRLIANAILEETYIQYHSSS is encoded by the exons ATGGCTTTTTGCTCCTCTCTTCTGTCATCGAAACTaccttttatcaaactcttccTCTTATTAGCCACCCTCAAGGGCGGGGTTGGACAGTCCTACACATCGGTCTTTAGCTTCGGAGACTCACTCACGGACACCGGAAACATATTCTTCATCAATCAGTCTTTTCAGTCTCTCTTCCCTCCGTACGGGGAGACCTTCTTTCACTACCCCACCGGTCGCTGCTGCAATGGCCGTCTAGTCATAGATTTCATTG CTGAATCCCTTGGACTCCCATTTGTACAACCATATCTTGGGATTAATATTACAAGCATTGAAGAGGGTGTGAATTTCGCTGTTGTGGGAGCAACGGCATTGGACGCATCTTTTTTTGAGGAAAGGGGAATTGATAACGTATCTACAAACTTCTCTCTAAGAGTTCAGTTGGATTGGTTCAAGCAAATTCTTCCATCTCTCTGCAACACCTCTTCAA AATGCAATGAGACATTTGAAAGATCTCTATTTCTCATGGGAGAGATCGGAGGCAACGACTACAATTATCCATTCTTTATGCTAAGAAACATAGAAGAGATTCAAACATTCGTGCCACTAGTGATTAAAGCAATCGCTTCTGCCATTAAG GAGTTGATTGATCTAGGGGCAGTGACTGTGATGGTGCCCGGGAACCTACCAATTGGATGCTCTGCAGCCTACCTAACATATTATGAGACTGCAGATAAGGAAGAATATGACCCAGAAACAGGCTGTCTGACGTGGTTAAACAAGTTTGCTGAGTACCACAATGAGGAGCTTCAAAAAGAACTAACTAGGATTCAAGCACTCTATCCTCATACCAATATCATCTATGCCAATTATTACAATGCTGCGATGCGTTTTTATCGATCCCCAACCCAATATG GGTTCACCGGAGGAACACGTACAGCATGTTGCGGAGGAGGAGGGCCATACAATTACAACGCATCAGCAGAATGTGGCCAAAGTCCATTAATTCGTGCTTGTGATGATCCTTCACAGTATGTTAGCTGGGATGGCATACACTTAACAGAAGCCGCATATAGATTGATAGCCAACGCTATTCTTGAAGAAACATATATACAATATCATTCATCAAGTTAG